In Janthinobacterium sp. B9-8, the genomic stretch GATGTTTTTTAAATTGCGCTGTTCCATATTATTTAATATGGTGAGCGCTTCATTGGGGGCGGGGGTAGGTGCAGATGCTTGAGCATTTGCCGCCGTGGCAGGTTTAACCATATGCAGTTTAGCGTTGGCAGGCATCGATACGGCGTCGCCAAATGTCACTCTGCCATTGGCGTCTTTTTGTATATACACAGCAGATGCAAAGGTTAAGGCGGATAAAAAGGCAGTGCCTAAAGCGAATAGTGCGCGGAGCATGATAAACAAGCCTTCAGCTAATTTAATAAATAAAGCGTTATCAGAGAGTGGCGGTTATTTTTGCCAGCATTGGGTCGGGGTGTTGGTGGTATTGCCATTGCTTACGCTCATCGTTAATGTAGCGCAGTCTTTGTCGTTGCTCTGTGATTTGATTGCGGTGGCTGTAATGACATAAGCAGCACCTGAAGTATTGCTCACTTTAATTTCATAAAAGCCACTGTCGCTGGTGACGACCTTGTTGCTGGCACTGAGCTTAAGCCCTGTGGCGCTCAGATCATCTGTGTAGCCCGTATTATTTGCCCGCCACTTTTCCTCAGCCTGCTGAATTTTAGACATCATTACCACTGCATCACTGCGGCGGCTTTTGCGCACGCTATCTTGATAGCTGGGCAAAGCGATGGCAGCAAGGATGCCGATAATGGCAACCACCACCATCATTTCAATGAGTGTAAATCCTTTGCTCATGAGGTTTTCACTTAGGGTGTTTTATTTACGTAAGGTAATATTAGTGGTATTGCTGGGACGGGGCAATCTATTTATGCTATATAAGCAAACTGTTATTTTGAAGATGGTTGTGGGTAAGTATCGTGGCAGAAGTTTGGTTTGTGTTGAGTGTTTTTTAACGTATGTACATGATTTTATTGATATAAATTTATTTATTCATTTGGTATTTTTTGTTTTTTCGAGATGTTTTAAACAAAAATAAGGCTAACTTTGCTGTTTTTTTGATGCGAAATGATTATGAAAATTTGCAAAGTGGTATTGCACAAAATCAAGTAAGCAAAAAAATCCCCAACACTGGGTGATGGGGATGTTGTAGAAGGACTGACTATTTAAGCGGGCTGAAGGGCGCTTATTCTTGTCCCATTTTTTGATGCGCGGCACGGCCAAGACGGTCATGTACCGCCAGCCATGCAGGTTCGTCAGGTGGCAGCACC encodes the following:
- a CDS encoding type IV pilin protein yields the protein MSKGFTLIEMMVVVAIIGILAAIALPSYQDSVRKSRRSDAVVMMSKIQQAEEKWRANNTGYTDDLSATGLKLSASNKVVTSDSGFYEIKVSNTSGAAYVITATAIKSQSNDKDCATLTMSVSNGNTTNTPTQCWQK
- a CDS encoding DUF4124 domain-containing protein encodes the protein MLRALFALGTAFLSALTFASAVYIQKDANGRVTFGDAVSMPANAKLHMVKPATAANAQASAPTPAPNEALTILNNMEQRNLKNIAESREKIAKLYKRAAEEKSPNIRANLLSQIQAETQATEIYNANLNQIKKNKEALKSPS